acgggttgcatcccaaatggcaacctattccctatatagtgcactacttttgaacaaggCCCATAGGACTCTGATCCCCCAAAAAAGTGTACtctgtagggactagggtgccatttgggacgcagccataGATGAGTTAGCTGACAGCGTCACGAAAGCAATGTGCATGCTTTAATTGGAGTTGTTGTGATTCTAGatggcaacaatgacaagaaactccCATGTGGGGAATAGAAAGTGGCTAAtttcagctagttttatcttgttcttgataccttGTCTTGTTTTGAGACTGATTACATGTCAACGCTAATGTGGCTCAAATTCGCTTGCTGGCTAACCagcaactgtaacaatgtatttaagagacaacaagtgctcattgtgaaaatgtatttatgttttcaataaacattggagacaaaatatagATGACATGTTGTCAACATTCAAAGCCAACCCTGTCCGTTTTGCTCCATAGTTGCACGCGAGTCGGTTTtgctgctaaacaaccaacccgtctatagcGTGATGGTGACCCTGTCAAAAGTCTTTCATGTTCATTCCACACACACCTTTATCTAAACCAGGACAGCGTTCTTATATCCCTTAAAAACTGTTATGGCTAGCGGAACctctcgacaacatccggtgaaatggcagagcgccaaattcaaattaaatactataaatattaaactttcatgaaatcacacatgcaatacaccaaattccACACACACCTTTATCTAAACCAGGACAGAGTTCTTATATCCCTTAACCTATTTTCTCTGTCAATATGAAAAAGACTGAAGCTATACAGAGCCACAAGGCTAATCtcgattagaggtcgaccgattaaatcggaatggccgattaacaAGTTTCCataatcggtaatcggcatttttagacaccgatcatggccgattacattgcactccacgaggagactgcgtggcaggctgaccacctgttatgcgagtgcagcaaggagccaaggtaagttgctagctagcattaaacgtatcttataaaaaacaatcaatcttaacataatcactagttaactacacatggttgatgatattactagtttatctagcttgtcctgcgttgcatataattgatgcggtgcctgttaatttatcattgaatcataggcTACTTCgtcaaacgggtgatttaacaagagcattcgcgaaaaaagcactgtctaTGCACCAATGTGTACCGAAACaaaaacatcaacgcctttcttaaaatcaatacacagaagtatatatttttaaacctgcatatttagttaaaagaaattcatgttagcaggcaatattaaactagggaaattgtgtcacttctcttgcgttcattgcacgtagagtcagggtatatgcctggcttgttgcgaactaatttgccagaattttacgtaattatgacataacattgaaggttgtgaaatgtaacaggaatatttagacttatggatgccacccgttagataaaatacggaacggttccgtatttcactgaaagaataaatattttattgtcgaaatgatagtttccgaatttgaccatattaatgacctaaggctcatatttctgtgtgttattatgttataattaagtctatgatttgatatttgatagagcagtttgactgagcggtggttcaaacagcactttagtgcgtttgccagcagctctacgcaatgcttcaagcattgcgctgtttatgacttcaagcctatcaactcccgagattaggctggtgtaaccgatgtgaaatggctagctagttagcggggtgcgcgctaataacgtttcaaacgtcactcgctctgagacttggagtagttgttccccttgctctgcttttgtggagcgatgggtaacgatgcttcgagggccaaggtaggggagaggagagggacggaagctatactgttacactggcaatactaaagtgcctataagaacatccaatagtcaaaggtatatgaaatacaaattgtgTAGAGACAAATAGTCCTATAAATcctatattaactacaacctaaaacatcttaccttggaatattgaagactcatgttaaaaggaaccaccagctttcatatgttctcatgttctgagcaaggaacttaaacattagcttttgtacatggcacatattgcacttttactctcttctccaacactttgtttttgccttatttaaaccaaattgaacatgtttcattatttatttgaggctaaattgatttgattgatgtattatattaagtattgtcacgttcctgacctgttttctgtttagttttgtgtgttagttggtcaggacgtgagtttgggtgggcattctatgttttctgtttctatgttggtttagggttgcctggtatggctctcaattggaggcaggtgtttggcgttcctctaattgagagtcatatttaggtaggctgttcacagtgtttgtttgtgggtggttgtctcctgtgtctgtgtcgatgtttgcaccatacgggactgtttacggtttgttcatttcatgtagtctgttcctgttcatttcgttcttcacgttgtatgtaagttcgttgttcaggtctgtctactttcgttttgttattttgtatcattttcaagtatagttcgttttcgtgtttgttcgttttgtttatttaataaatcattcatgtcatttcaacgcgctgcaccttggttcaatccctgctcctcctcttcggatgaagaggaggaggaccgccgttacaagtataaataaaagtgttcattcagtattgttgtaattgtcattattacaaataaatgaataaatatatatattttttaaaatatatatttattaattttttatattttattttttaaatcggctgattaatcagtatcggctttttttggtcctccaataatcggtatcggcgttgaaaaatcataaatcggtcgacctctaatctctaTCAATAGTAATTATTTGCTTCACGGTGTAGGGCAGCCCAAAGACAACTGTGTGTGTCTTGTCTACACTATCATTTACAGTGTTTTCCAGGGAGCGGGAACCTTAATATGGCCTTAAAGTAAGAGAGCAATTTTTCCCGTCTCATGTCGAATCAAACAATTGATTTTCTGTCAGGTTCTCTCTTAAAAAAGACCCCTGAGTCTCGACCACAGTTGCAGCCATTTTCAATTTGCTGTGTTTCTTTTCGTCACCATTACTCTTAATAGGGGGCTGTTCATGGGTGAAAGACAACTTGATACAGTCGAGCAGCTATGGCAGTGACTCACTCATCTCTTCTGTGAGAATATTGCCTGTATGTCTGGGATGCAGACACACAGGCAACTCCTTTAACAACTTTGTGGGATCAGCATTTCTTCATCCAATCCTTACTCCACCTATTAAGAGCACAGTGACTAAAACTGACCCTGggccagttgttatgggatgcaCATGTATTCAACACCACCACTCTGCCAGACATCTATGTGAGTCATTCAGCATCAGCCCCCCAAACCCCCTTCTGGGAAAGGCCATACACCTCAAGGCTCGGAATGATGATGTCACATGATGATGTCATTTCCTGTATCTAATGTATACCTAGAGGCCCACTAGGGCTGAATAAGTGGAATGACTCTTCAATGAGTCACCGTGACTCACTGGGAGCACAGTATTGTTGCACTCATTCAGCCCTCAAGGTTACAGTGTGCTAAtaacagtgtgtgtggtgtgtgtgtaaaagtATTCCTGCCCTATACTGAtgagtgttacgttccccagtttctgtgttgtggtttgtTAGGTGTGTGTTTCGggatggcttcctgaaattccccccaagcagctgattggtcgactccatggataattggagagctgaccccgccccctcgtcaggaTGCAGCTGTCTCCAATTACCAATGCCTTCTGAAGCTATATAAAAACCAGTGTTCTATTGTTCAGAAGAGAGATCATTGCTGAGAGAGAAGGTTGATGGCTGAGGGTCATTATGTTGGTTGTTGCTAACAGCGATGGTTATGGTCTGTGGTTGTTGCTGAGAGAGAGCTGATTTGATGTCCTGTCTTGGTTGTGGCTCAGAGACAGGTTTTGTTAAGTATTTTTGTAGCCGCTGATTTGAGGTATGTGTGTGCTAATAGAACTGTGTTTTTGATTCTTGAAATTGTTTAATTACATTTGGAtatttctgtttcatttgttcccagggcgggaaggggaaggcacctagggagtgcttaggcaagaggcccgcgggcatacatatacccgtagtatattcactgtctaggcccACTAGGAAAGACCTGGgcagaccaccccctgtattttggttagcgcaccaggtgatgctaagttaggtaagtagtgggtaggcaggtaaggtaggagagggggctttgatatttaccttggttccgtccagccccttttcccccaaATTACTGTGTGACGGAATAAATTCCTTGTAAATGGTACAGTTCTGATGATGGGAATGCTGATGATGGCCTATCTCAGTGAGTTATTTAGGTCAGTGGTCCTCCCTCCATCAAGAACACATGATTTGATTCATCAACGGAGACCTTGAGTAGCTGAAATCTAGTGTTTGCGCTAGAATGTATAAAAGCTGCGGGTCGGTTCAGAAAACTCCCATTGTTACTGTATATcactcactcacagacacactgTCAACGGACGCATGTCAACGTCACAATGAcaaacacagacatgcacactgaCCTGTGAAGCGTCGCAGCAGCTTGGTGCAGGTCTCGGCCACTGTCTCGTCGTCGCAGCGCTCCATGAGCAGCGCCTCCTGGCCACAGATCCAGCCGCTCAGCATGTGGCCGTAGCGCTCGGGCGGGTACAGCACGTCAAATGAGCAGATCTTACGGTACCACAGCTCCTCGGGGTAGACCGGCTGCTCCAGCTGCGCCTCGTCCTCCCACACAAACTGGATGCTGTTGCACTCGGCGCTCCAGAAGGGATCGGAGAACTCCAGGAAAATCTTGTCAGTGGTGCTGATGCCGAGCTTCTCGATGGCGAGGACTTTGTCCTCGGGCAGCGAGGGTGAGAAGAGCGCCTCATGGCGGTTCTTGAGGACGCCGAGCGAGGCGGTTACGATCACGTGGTCGGCGGGGAGCGACTCGAGGTCCTCGCACTCTACGCTGATGGGGTACGCGTGACCAGGATTGGGGTTGGGCTCACCATGGCAACGTTGGTCGTCGTTATGGTCGCCGTCGTCGTGCCGATTGTTGTTGTCGCCGTGGGCGATCTCCTCCTGTTGCTGGGCGGAGTAGTTCCAGTGGACGCGGCGGACGGGTTTCCCCAGGCGCATCATGCGGGACGGAATGTCCTGCGCCAAGAGGTCCACGATCTTCATGAAGCCTCCCGGGATGACGTGGTGGGCCCCTGGGATCTCCGTCCACTCGCCGAACTCACTCAGCGAGACCTCGTCCATGCTGGGGGACGAGCTCTCACAACTCTCCACCTGAAggacaacacacatacaaacaaacaaagtcAGTTTGACTCAGATCAAATTGAGCTCCTTTATCAGCTGATCTCACAACTCTCCACCTCtttccaatcaatcaatcaactcatcaatcaatcagtcaaatgtatttaagcTCTTTTTAATAACCCAGCCTAGAAGCCCAGAGAGCAAGTAAGTAACGGAACAGTGGAtggaagaaacctaaagaggaaccagaCGATGGCTGTATCGTATAGAAACACAGACAAATAAGTCTGTTCAATTCTGGTCAAATGTATCTACTTTGTTTCAAGTGATCAACACTCATTTGAATCCAATGAGTTATTGGGTATAATTACAAGGAGCAAGGATCACCGATGGAGCAATAACATTACCACGCTAAATTAAGCTATTGCTAACATAAACAAGATAAtgtagttgtacaactgaatgcattcaactgaaatgtctctTCCGCATTTAAGGTGCGGGGGACTGCCATAATCGACAGTGCCCGGGGGTTAACTCACGCCATTTGcagacactgtatatagactttcttttttttctccatcgtgttattgactgtaagcttgtttattctatgtgtaactctgtgttgtggttgtgtcgcactgctttgctttatcttggccaggtcgcagttgtaaatgagaacttgttctcaactagcttacctggttaaataaaggtgaaataaaaaaatatattttaaaaaactgccttgttcaggggcagaatgacagatttgtaccttgtcaggtcggggattcgatccagcaacctttcgattactggcccaaagctgtaaccactaggccacctgccgccaaTATTTACACTTGATTTCCTGACCTGCTGGTTCAGTTGAGTCATAAAGCATGCCATAAACTCTTGTATTGTGTGAGACTTGCGTGAGAGTGCAAGTCTAAACCTAGCAGGAGCATCACATGCGCTACTTCAGTCATTTATCTGCGTATAAAGAACTGGCTTGAACCAGAACTGTGCGCGAGGCCATAGAGGTGCACCAATCCTCTCCAGAGATGAGTGATTCAGAACACAGCACTGTCGACTTAATATGGAAAAATAGAAAGTAATGCCTTCCGCAACGACTTTTAAAACTGGTTTTCTTGGAACACATAGAGCAATCTTACATACCTAGAAGGAAACGTTATTTGATTTGCATAATGTTTGCGTAGTTAATGTATTCCAATCATTAACTAGAGCTCTAGCATCTTTTATAGTCTCTCAGAAGGACCCCCTCCCCcttacacattcacacacacacacccatctctACCcaccttccacacacacacacacacacacacacacacacacacacacacacacacaccttgaggtACTGCTGGAGCATGGACAGCTTGAGTCTCTTGGTGCTTTCCGAGTCGTCGGGGTCCAGCGTGATCTTCTTGCGCACCACGTCCCTCGTGAACACCCCAACGCTGTTCTGGCTTTCAGCACACACAGGCTTCCCATTCTGGAAAAACTCCTGAGTCAGCTCGTAtacctggggaggagaggagaggggtagagcaGATGACAAGAGGGGAGAGAAATGTGAGTTTGACGGCCATGGTATAAGCAGTAATGAAATGTGCAGagggtctgcatcccaaatggcaccattttccctttatagtgcactacttttgaccatggcaattagggcactggtcaaaagtagtgcactatatagggaatagggtgccatttgggacgtagccaggGTTTgactgggtaccagtctgttttcaTTCTGGTTCTACACTGGACAACCCAGAGTTTCATTGGTATAGATAGGCAGTATTTTGCTACTACCTTATCCAACAGCCAAGCAATCCAAAATAGCATAGAGTGTTCCTGCTACTGTGGCTATAACAGAGTCTGAACATTCAGAATCTACTGGGGTGCTTCTAAAACTTTAAAGGGGTAATCTGTAAGGTGGtcactttgttgttgtttgaatgcCAAATTTGCCCTCTAAAGGGTGCAGCCAGGTGAGAATGTATGACATCCTTTAACACCGTGGCATGGCTGCATGAGAGGGTGGAACTTAGTACATTATTCAACAACGGattgttttacatttttccacactTTCTTCTGAGGCCTGTGACTTCTACAATACAGGATATATAGCAATGACAGAACTCTTTATCCAAAGCACACACCTCTTTTAGAAGGAACTGCCCACTCATTGTACAGGTCACACAGTGAAGGTTGGTAGCACTATTTCCATTGGTATTTACATGGAATTT
This genomic interval from Salvelinus alpinus chromosome 6, SLU_Salpinus.1, whole genome shotgun sequence contains the following:
- the LOC139578911 gene encoding spermine oxidase-like, which codes for MQSCEISSDSTDDPLSRDLRTRRQPRIVVIGAGLAGLAATKSLLESGFTDVTVLEASDRVGGRVQSIQHGQTTLELGATWIHGANGNPVYHLAEDNGLLEHTTDGERSVGRISLYTKNGVAHYQTNSGTRIPKDLVEEFSDLYNEVYELTQEFFQNGKPVCAESQNSVGVFTRDVVRKKITLDPDDSESTKRLKLSMLQQYLKVESCESSSPSMDEVSLSEFGEWTEIPGAHHVIPGGFMKIVDLLAQDIPSRMMRLGKPVRRVHWNYSAQQQEEIAHGDNNNRHDDGDHNDDQRCHGEPNPNPGHAYPISVECEDLESLPADHVIVTASLGVLKNRHEALFSPSLPEDKVLAIEKLGISTTDKIFLEFSDPFWSAECNSIQFVWEDEAQLEQPVYPEELWYRKICSFDVLYPPERYGHMLSGWICGQEALLMERCDDETVAETCTKLLRRFTGNPNIPKPRRILRSSWGSNPYIRGSYSFTRVGSSGGDVEKLAMPLPYTKSTKAPPLQVLFAGEATHRKYYSTTHGALLSGQREATRLTELYQDLHKETTKPNM